The following are from one region of the Anguilla rostrata isolate EN2019 chromosome 7, ASM1855537v3, whole genome shotgun sequence genome:
- the cdkn1d gene encoding cyclin-dependent kinase inhibitor 1D gives MASFESNSMQTSREDVDVKLRGGPVRRSLFGPVDHQQLQQDFQRLLCMSVEVANKRWNFDFQRDRPGQGSIEWEELRCQDVPAFYRNCVVKAGIRPRAQVPGGGATDVSQTQEYLEITTRETYRGCKAEKRLASSSPLKRRQATITDFFSVKKKKKSLQHKGPVFQ, from the exons ATGGCGTCTTTTGAATCGAACAGCATGCAGACAAGCAGGGAGGACGTGGATGTGAAGCTGCGGGGAGGGCCAGTGCGCAGGAGCCTGTTTGGCCCAGTCGAccaccagcagctgcagcaggattTCCAGCGCCTGCTGTGCATGAGCGTGGAGGTGGCCAACAAGAGGTGGAACTTCGACTTCCAGAGAGACAGGCCTGGCCAGGGTTCCATCGAGTGGGAGGAGCTGCGGTGCCAGGATGTGCCAGCGTTCTACCGCAACTGTGTGGTGAAGGCCGGGATCAGGCCCAGGGCACAGGTGCCAGGTGGAGGGGCTACCGACGTCTCCCAAACGCAGGAGTACCTGGAGATCACAACCAGAGAGACGTACAGAGGCTGCAAGGCTGAGAAACGGCTGGCCTCCTCCAGCCCTCTCAAACGCAGACAGGCCACCATTACAG actttttttctgtgaagaagaagaagaagtctTTACAACATAAGGGTCCTGTTTTCCAGTAA